The sequence below is a genomic window from Rudanella lutea DSM 19387.
CCCCAGCCGTCAAGCGACCGGGGCTCTTGTATAATGGATAATGAGTAATGAACAATGGATAATGGCAGGTCTGATAATCAGCAGAGCTGCTCCTTACTCATTACTCATTATCCATTGTTCACTGTTCATTGTTCGTTGTTCGTTGTTCGTTGTTCGTTGTTCACGGATTAATCGTCTCAATACTTCCGTCCGGTTTCCGTTTCAGCTCGGTGACTTTCACGTTGCGTAGGTGGGTTTTGCCCGACAGCTCCACATCGTGGTAAAAAATATACCACTTCCCCTGAATCTCAACAATAGAATGGTGGGTCGTCCAGCCCGTCACCGGATTCATTATCACCCCCTTGTACGTAAACGGACCATAAGGCGAGTCGCCTACAGCGTACGCCAACAGGTGCGTGTCGCCGGTGGAGTACGAGAAGTAATACTTCCCGCCAAATTTGTGGAGCCAGCCTCCCTCGAAAAACCGCCGGTTGTGGTCACCCGCCAGAATAGGGGCACCGGCTTCGTCCAGAATCTGCACATCCCGGGCGGCCTCATCGAACCGGAGCATATCAGCGCTCAACCGCGCCACTTTGGCACTCAGAGCGGGTTGATCGGGCTTACCCAGATCCGTTTCTGAACCGTTGGCGTCGTATTGGCCCGAAGCCCACTTCTGAAGTTGACCACCCCAGATACCCCCGAAGTACATGTACGATTTGCCGTCGGTATCGGTAAACACGGCCGGGTCGATACTATAACTGCCGGCAATGGGTTGCGGCTCGGCCTTAAACGGGCCCGTCGGTGATTTGCTCGTGGCTACCCCCATCCGAAACACGTCCTGTTTATCCTTGACGGGGAAGTATAAATAATAGGTACCGTTTTTATAGGCCGCATCGGGCGCCCAGAGTTGCCGGCCCGCCCACGGAATATCCTTCAGGTCGAGAGCCACCCCGTGGTCGGTTACTTTGCCGCCAATTTTATCCATCGACAGCACGTGGTAATCGCGCATGGCAAAATGGCTGCCTTTATCGTCTTCTTTCACACCCGCGTCAATATCGTGCGAGGGGTAAATATAAATCCGGCCATTGAACACGTGCGCCGAGGGGTCGGCCGTGTAAATATGGCTCACCAGCGGCTTTTCGAGGTATTTGCGCGGGGTCTGTCCAAGACCGGTCAGTAGTCCGGGGCCCGCCAGCAGAACGGCTGTCAGCGCAGCCTGAGTATAGCGTGTCATTTTGGTTGGGGTACGTTGTTAAAAGTTGACTACCTCGTGAAAGGCTTTCTTAGGCTGCAAGTTGACGTCGAACAACAAGGGATAATCTTTGCGGTTTTGCACGGGGAAATTGTCGAGCCAGGACGATTTGTCCGAAACATTCCAGAATGTGACGCCCGTGATGTGGTTTTTGTGTTTCCGCAATACCGAAAACAGCATCTTGTAGTGAGCCGCCTGTTTTTCGTTCATTTCGGGGGTAAACTCACTCTTATCCGTATCCCGACGGGCGCGCCGTTCGTGCTCTTTCGGGTACACCGACACGTCGAGCTCGGTGATTTGTACCTTCAGGCCAAGGCTTGCAAATTTGGTGATCGACTCTTCAAGCCCGGCCGCGGTAGGCTCGT
It includes:
- a CDS encoding glycoside hydrolase family 43 protein; protein product: MTRYTQAALTAVLLAGPGLLTGLGQTPRKYLEKPLVSHIYTADPSAHVFNGRIYIYPSHDIDAGVKEDDKGSHFAMRDYHVLSMDKIGGKVTDHGVALDLKDIPWAGRQLWAPDAAYKNGTYYLYFPVKDKQDVFRMGVATSKSPTGPFKAEPQPIAGSYSIDPAVFTDTDGKSYMYFGGIWGGQLQKWASGQYDANGSETDLGKPDQPALSAKVARLSADMLRFDEAARDVQILDEAGAPILAGDHNRRFFEGGWLHKFGGKYYFSYSTGDTHLLAYAVGDSPYGPFTYKGVIMNPVTGWTTHHSIVEIQGKWYIFYHDVELSGKTHLRNVKVTELKRKPDGSIETINP